Proteins found in one Triticum urartu cultivar G1812 chromosome 4, Tu2.1, whole genome shotgun sequence genomic segment:
- the LOC125550424 gene encoding binding partner of ACD11 1-like: MEVRTVKVGNISLSASKREITEFFSFSGDIEYVEMQSETDWSQLAYVTFKDSQGADTAVLLSGATIVDLSVIITPVENYQLPPEAHKQLPGENSPSAESAVRKAEDVVSSMMAKGFVLSKDALNMARSFDERHNIMSTATATVVSLDHQYGLSEKISLGRAVVGSKVKEVDERYQVSELTRSALAAAEQKASVAGSALMGNQYVSAGASWLTSAFGMVTKAAGDMGSMAKDKVDKAEEERKAIMWEERNGLVSEYAKIHLDEHSSWEPAVLPVESMDEQKLQAV, from the exons ATGGAG GTGAGGACAGTAAAAGTTGGCAATATTTCATTGAGTGCCTCAAAAAGGGAGATCACAGAGTTCTTTTCTTTCTCTGGTGATATAGAATATGTTGAAATGCAAAG TGAAACTGATTGGTCACAACTTGCATACGTCACATTTAAGGACTCACAAGGAGCAGACACTGCTGTGCTTCTCTCA GGAGCAACGATTGTTGATCTTTCTGTCATCATAACTCCAGTTGAGAACTATCAGTTGCCTCCTGAAGCCCACAAACAATTACCG GGAGAGAATTCTCCCTCTGCTGAATCTGCAGTCAGGAAGGCGGAGGATGTTGTGAGCAGCATGATGGCCAAGGGTTTTGTCCTCAGCAAGGACGCACTCAACATGGCAAGGTCTTTCGACGAGCGTCACAACATCAtgtccaccgccaccgccactGTCGTGTCTCTAGATCACCAGTACGGCCTGAGCGAGAAGATCAGCCTGGGCCGGGCGGTCGTCGGCAGCAAGGTCAAGGAGGTGGACGAGCGGTACCAGGTGTCGGAGCTCACAAGGTCCGCCCTGGCCGCTGCCGAGCAGAAGGCCAGCGTCGCAGGCTCGGCTCTCATGGGCAACCAGTACGTCTCAGCCGGCGCCTCCTGGCTTACCAGCGCGTTCGGCATGGTGACCAAAGCGGCGGGCGACATGGGCTCCATGGCCAAGGACAAGGTCGACAAGGCCGAGGAGGAGAGGAAGGCCATCATGTGGGAAGAGAGGAACGGGCTGGTGAGCGAGTACGCGAAGATCCATCTGGACGAGCACTCCTCGTGGGAGCCTGCGGTTCTTCCCGTGGAATCGATGGACGAGCAGAAGCTCCAGGCCGTGTGA